One Caulobacter segnis genomic window carries:
- a CDS encoding FMN-binding negative transcriptional regulator, whose protein sequence is MSESTPSDAPSPDPFRGGPDDVIALINEFPLAWVTPRNDQAARVATLLPLLANTDAEGGVVSLLGHMARRNPLYAALEATPSATILFTGPQAYVSPALVSTPTWAPTWNYAQARIEAEIRFRPDLGHEALERLTRFMDREDRTGRAPRDVGPRYDAMERAIIAFEARVTHISAKFKLGQDETDLSLREILAAHPDPALTRWMRRMNAGRGV, encoded by the coding sequence ATGTCCGAGTCGACGCCGTCCGACGCCCCCTCCCCCGATCCCTTCCGAGGCGGCCCGGACGACGTGATCGCGCTGATCAACGAGTTTCCCCTCGCCTGGGTCACGCCCCGAAACGACCAGGCGGCGCGGGTCGCCACCCTGCTGCCCCTACTGGCCAACACCGACGCCGAAGGCGGCGTCGTCTCGCTGCTGGGCCACATGGCCAGGCGCAATCCGCTTTACGCCGCGCTGGAGGCCACGCCCTCGGCGACCATCCTGTTCACCGGCCCGCAGGCCTATGTCTCGCCGGCCCTGGTCTCGACGCCGACCTGGGCGCCGACCTGGAACTACGCCCAGGCGCGCATCGAGGCCGAGATCCGCTTCCGCCCCGACCTCGGCCACGAAGCGCTGGAGCGCCTGACGCGCTTCATGGACCGGGAAGATCGAACCGGCCGGGCCCCGCGCGATGTCGGTCCCCGCTACGACGCCATGGAGCGGGCGATCATCGCCTTCGAGGCGCGCGTCACCCACATCAGCGCCAAGTTCAAGCTGGGCCAGGACGAGACCGATCTGTCCCTGCGGGAAATCCTGGCCGCTCACCCGGATCCGGCGCTGACCCGCTGGATGCGCCGAATGAACGCCGGACGCGGCGTCTAG
- a CDS encoding response regulator produces the protein MSLNKPHRASPSRSRVELWTALGLGLVLAFFVVSGVIAYRNVQTLRVNSQRIWHTHDVLISIDELLSTMQDAETGQRGYLLTGNDKYLEPYQVAVTDVATKVEALGALTRDNSVQQDNLGLLKRHITAKLAELDQTVTLRRNNNAQAALAIVAADRGKIEMDAVRRQLAVMQQEENRLRDIRLAEMDGAYQTALFSGVLSGLLGAGLTVLVFHLVRRAARAHVRGEWLQAGQVGLASAMMGDQSVEGLGDSILTFLAQYLGFQAGALFKGEGGRFNRVAALGVPPDASTPTRFNLKEGLLGKVAAEGEATIIHDVPEGYMTIGSALGQDKPRHLVLVPTHADGAVNAVIELGFLHDVDDRVLDLLTNAAESIGMALRSARYRSLLQDALEETQRQSEELQVQSEELRVSNEELEEQGRALKESQVRLEQQQAELEQTNSQLEEQAQILEAQRDDLERTSAAVSLKARELEQASQYKSDFLANMSHELRTPLNSLLILSKLLSDNPDGNLSAEQVKFAQTIESSGNDLLTLINDILDLSKIEAGHIEVRPENLALQRLTGDLNQMFQPVANARKLDFEIHVAKACPKVIETDRQRLEQILKNLLSNAFKFTETGGVRLDIRPASDGRLAFAVKDTGIGVPPEQQESIFEAFRQADGTISRRYGGTGLGLSISRELARLLGGAITLESRPGEGSTFTVTVPLAYDPARVAPREQPSRSEPAAPPPQPRAPRSAPLPKTVEDDREQLADARRLLLVVEDDDKFAGIVRDLSREMGFQCLVASTAEEALKLTRQFKPSAVVLDVGLPDESGLMVLDRLKRDDTTRHIPIHVVSAADHSQTALSLGAIGYLVKPVKRDELAGVLKTLESKLESTVRRILIVEDDPVQREAVGKLLSSGDVETVGVGTAAECLEQLRRQTFDCMVLDLSLPDASGYSLLETLSQDGDHAFPPVIVYTGHDLSADDEQRLRRYSSSIIIKGAKSPERLLDEVSLFLHQVVSELPPEQQKMIQKARNRDAVLEGRRVLIVEDDIRNVYSLTNVLEPRGAIVEIARNGQEAIEALDRSAEDPARAIDLVLMDVMMPVMDGLTAARQIRGDGRWEKLPILMLTAKAMPDDQERCIAAGANDYMAKPIDVDKLLSLVRVWMPR, from the coding sequence ATGTCGTTGAACAAACCTCACCGCGCGTCGCCTTCACGCTCGAGGGTCGAGCTCTGGACGGCGCTGGGGCTGGGGCTGGTCCTGGCTTTCTTCGTGGTCAGCGGCGTGATCGCCTATCGCAACGTCCAGACCCTGCGCGTGAACAGCCAGAGGATCTGGCACACGCACGACGTACTGATCTCCATCGACGAACTGCTGTCGACGATGCAGGACGCCGAGACCGGGCAGCGCGGCTATCTGCTGACGGGCAACGACAAGTACCTGGAGCCCTATCAGGTCGCTGTCACCGACGTCGCCACCAAGGTCGAGGCGCTCGGCGCGCTCACGCGCGACAATTCCGTCCAGCAGGACAATCTCGGCCTGCTGAAACGTCACATCACCGCCAAGCTGGCCGAGCTTGACCAAACCGTCACCCTACGCCGCAACAACAACGCCCAGGCGGCGCTGGCCATCGTCGCCGCCGACCGCGGCAAGATTGAGATGGACGCCGTCCGACGCCAGCTGGCCGTCATGCAGCAGGAAGAAAACCGTCTGCGCGACATCCGCCTGGCGGAAATGGATGGAGCCTATCAAACGGCCCTGTTCAGCGGCGTGCTCTCGGGCCTGCTGGGCGCCGGGCTTACGGTCCTGGTCTTCCATCTTGTCCGCCGCGCCGCACGCGCGCACGTCCGGGGCGAATGGCTGCAAGCGGGCCAGGTCGGCCTGGCCTCCGCGATGATGGGCGACCAATCCGTAGAAGGCCTGGGCGACAGCATCCTGACCTTCCTGGCGCAATACCTCGGCTTCCAGGCGGGCGCGCTGTTCAAGGGCGAAGGCGGCCGCTTCAACCGCGTGGCGGCCCTGGGCGTACCGCCCGACGCCAGCACCCCAACCCGGTTCAATCTCAAGGAAGGCTTGCTAGGCAAGGTGGCCGCCGAGGGCGAGGCGACGATTATCCATGATGTTCCCGAAGGCTACATGACCATCGGTTCGGCCCTGGGCCAGGACAAGCCCCGCCATCTGGTGCTCGTGCCCACCCATGCCGACGGCGCCGTCAACGCGGTCATCGAGCTGGGCTTCCTGCACGATGTCGACGATCGGGTTCTAGACCTGTTGACCAACGCGGCGGAGTCGATCGGCATGGCCCTGCGCTCGGCCCGCTATCGCTCGCTGCTGCAGGACGCTCTGGAAGAAACTCAGCGTCAATCCGAGGAACTGCAGGTCCAGAGCGAGGAACTGCGGGTCTCCAACGAGGAACTGGAGGAACAGGGCCGCGCGCTGAAGGAGTCGCAGGTCCGCCTGGAACAGCAGCAGGCCGAACTGGAGCAGACCAACAGTCAGCTTGAGGAACAGGCCCAGATACTGGAGGCCCAGCGCGACGATCTGGAACGCACCAGCGCCGCCGTCTCGCTGAAGGCCCGCGAACTGGAGCAAGCCAGCCAGTACAAGTCGGACTTCCTGGCCAACATGTCTCACGAGCTGCGGACGCCGCTGAACTCGCTGTTGATCCTGTCCAAGCTGCTCAGCGACAATCCCGACGGCAACCTGTCGGCCGAGCAGGTCAAGTTCGCCCAGACCATCGAGTCTTCGGGCAACGACCTCCTGACCCTGATCAACGACATCCTCGATCTGTCGAAGATCGAGGCCGGACATATCGAGGTGCGTCCGGAAAACCTGGCGCTGCAGCGCCTGACCGGCGATCTGAACCAGATGTTTCAACCCGTCGCCAACGCCCGCAAGCTGGACTTCGAGATCCACGTCGCCAAGGCCTGCCCGAAGGTGATCGAGACGGACCGCCAGCGCCTGGAGCAGATTCTCAAGAACCTGCTGTCCAACGCCTTCAAGTTCACCGAAACCGGCGGCGTGCGGCTGGACATCCGTCCCGCCAGCGACGGTCGCCTCGCCTTCGCGGTCAAGGACACCGGCATCGGCGTGCCGCCCGAGCAGCAGGAAAGCATCTTCGAGGCCTTCCGTCAGGCCGACGGCACCATCAGCCGCAGGTACGGCGGCACGGGCCTTGGTCTGTCGATCTCCCGCGAGTTGGCGCGACTGCTGGGCGGCGCGATCACGCTGGAGAGCCGACCGGGCGAAGGCAGCACCTTCACGGTCACCGTCCCCCTCGCCTACGACCCCGCCCGGGTAGCGCCGCGCGAGCAGCCCTCGCGCAGCGAGCCCGCCGCGCCGCCCCCCCAGCCCCGCGCGCCTCGGTCCGCGCCGCTTCCCAAAACGGTCGAGGACGATCGCGAGCAACTGGCCGACGCGCGCCGTCTGCTGCTGGTCGTCGAAGACGACGACAAGTTCGCCGGCATCGTTCGCGACCTCTCGCGCGAGATGGGTTTCCAGTGCCTGGTGGCCTCCACCGCCGAGGAAGCCCTGAAGCTGACTCGACAGTTCAAGCCCAGCGCCGTGGTTCTGGACGTGGGGCTGCCGGATGAGTCGGGCCTGATGGTCCTGGATCGTCTCAAGCGCGACGACACCACCCGCCACATCCCGATCCACGTCGTGTCGGCCGCCGACCACAGCCAGACCGCCCTGTCGCTGGGCGCGATCGGCTACCTCGTCAAACCCGTCAAGCGCGACGAGCTGGCCGGGGTGCTCAAGACCCTGGAGTCGAAGCTCGAAAGCACGGTTCGGCGGATCCTGATCGTCGAGGACGATCCGGTGCAGCGCGAGGCGGTCGGCAAGCTGCTGTCGTCCGGCGACGTCGAGACGGTGGGAGTCGGCACGGCGGCCGAATGCCTGGAGCAGTTGCGGCGCCAGACCTTCGACTGCATGGTGCTGGACCTCTCCCTGCCGGACGCCTCGGGCTATTCCCTGCTGGAGACCCTCAGCCAGGACGGCGACCACGCCTTCCCGCCGGTCATCGTCTATACGGGCCACGACCTGTCGGCCGACGACGAGCAGCGCCTGCGCCGCTATTCCAGCTCGATCATCATCAAGGGCGCCAAGTCGCCCGAGCGCCTGCTCGATGAGGTCTCGCTGTTCCTGCACCAGGTGGTGTCGGAGCTGCCGCCTGAACAGCAGAAGATGATCCAGAAGGCCCGCAACCGCGACGCGGTGCTGGAAGGCCGCCGCGTGCTGATCGTCGAGGACGATATCCGCAACGTCTATTCGCTGACCAACGTGCTGGAGCCGCGCGGCGCCATCGTCGAGATCGCCCGCAACGGCCAGGAGGCCATCGAGGCCCTGGACCGTTCCGCCGAGGATCCCGCCCGCGCCATCGACCTGGTGCTGATGGACGTGATGATGCCGGTGATGGACGGCCTGACCGCCGCTCGACAGATCCGCGGCGACGGACGGTGGGAAAAACTGCCGATCCTGATGCTGACCGCCAAGGCCATGCCCGACGACCAGGAGCGCTGCATCGCCGCCGGCGCCAACGACTACATGGCCAAGCCCATCGATGTGGACAAGCTGCTCTCGCTGGTCCGGGTCTGGATGCCCCGGTGA